CCTTGTCAATCGATGGAATTTCCCATTTGTAGTCTTTTACGTGTTCGGTCAATTCCTCATAAGAGTTCCAATAACTAGAAACAGCCCATTCCATTTTACCAAGCAAAACCTCTTGCAAAAGCACATCCTTTTTGAGTTTCTTTCTGTCGTCCGGGAGTTTATAATGCGGAGCTCGTTTTGCTTTAGGCACAAATACTTTGGCAGGGATTTCAAAAGGCTTCAAATCTTCGATAGAGTGCCCATTGCTGACCTTTTTAGCCGTTGCAGGCTCATTGTCTTTGAATCGCACAAAGAATCGGTATTTATTGTCTGATTCAATATTGTTGTATCCGGCCTCTTTTAGCTTTCTGACATTAGCGTCCACTTGCTTGCCGTTGACAATGTACTTTTTCAAATCTTTATTTGATGGGTAAAACCATCCATCTTTGAGAACCGCTTGAATGCCTTTATTGAATTTATAGTAATCTTTATCGCCTTTCCTTTTCTCTTTGTAATAGGTTTTTCTTGCTCCGGCTTTGGAGATGATTTCCCACTCACTGCGAGCGCTTTCAAAGCTTCGGTTCAAATAGTGCATGACAATATGAATATTGCCTTCATCATCCATATAACTTGCTAAATGCGGCTTGTACATCCACTTGCCATTGCTTTCTTCCTGCAAGCCTTCGTACCAATCCAAATACCTATATCTTTTGATATCTGACTCGCTAAGCTCATGCTCGCTCAAATCGGGAATGCCTTTGGCAGTGTCTTGAAATAAAGTATTGTTGACAAAATCCTTTTTGTACTCCTTAAGCAACAAGTAGGCAACCAGATGCTGACGCAATGGCAATGATCCTCTATGGCTTTGCGTATTTGAAGAGCTGGAGCTTACTTTTTTGGTAATGGTCACAGCTTCGCCATTGTTGATTTCTTGGACGAATTTCTCCAGTATCTCACGATCCTTTTTGGAGAATACCCAGCCTGCGAATGGATTGCCGTTTTCATCTTTCAAACGGTTGTTGAACTTTGCCCAAATGCCAAGGTTTTTGATGCTTTGAGCCATTTCCTTGGTAGTGCCTTTCAGCGCCAAGACTTTTTGGGTATAATCAATGATTTCCAGTTGAGGATTTGATTTAGCTGCTGACTCTTGCGCTGGCTTTGTCTCTTCCTTTTGAAGAGTGGGAGCTGTATTTGTTTTTTCTTCCTTGATTTTCGCTTTTCTTTTATTGAAAAGACTTGACTTAAACTTTAACTTACTCCTTTTCTCTTGGCTAATGTTCTTCAAGTCAATTACTTGACTCCCTTTTGCTAAGGTCGTAGTTCTCCCATAAGCAAACATTTCTAAATAGAAATTACCTCTTGTTTCTTTGATAAGAATACTTCTGCCAAACAAATGAAACCAAGTATTTTTAGAATACGCTTTATTTACCCAACTATGCGTATAAGTAGCTTTTAATAATTCATTTTCTAAATCTTTGAATTTTTCTACCCAAGAATCGTTTAGCTCACTATTGTAGCTTTCGTACTGACGTTGATTAATTGTCCTTTCTATCGCAGACTTATAAACACGTATTTTCTTGCCTGTTTCTTTATTTAAGTAAGACTTTGATTTACCGTACTTTTGAATGAAAGCATTATATTCTTTCTCATCTGCTTCAGGTAATTTCCCCAAGCCTTCATTATCATCATCATTATTCGAAAAAAGGCCAGCCAAAGCCAGCCCACCCAGCGCTAAATATTGCCACATAATTTATTGATTGTATAGGTTATTTGATGAGAGCGGCGGCGAGCACAGTGCCCAAAAATCCACCGATCAACATATAGGGTATCTTTTCTTTCGGGTCGGGAGCCATGTAATAGCCTGCCAAGCTCCCTGCGACTGAAATGCCGCTTGCTACGACTTCTTTGTTTTTCATAGTTATAGCTTGTATTCGTAATTGAATGACTTGGCACGCTTGAGCCAGCCATTCAGAAACTTTTTATTCTCGCCTTTCTCAGCGATGCGGTAGTAATAATTTATTCTCAGTTCTTTCAAATCCTCAAAAAGATCGCATCCATCGATGGCGTTTATAGCGCTTATCGTTTTGCTTCCGATAGCTCCGTCCACCGCTAGATTTTGACCAAATAGATTGCAGGCTCTTTGCACAAGCTTAGCTCCGCTTGATCCGGAGTTCATGTAAATGTCGAAGATCATAGCCGCCAGCTGGGGGTCTTCCACCTTGTCAAGCTGAATGCGTTTCCAAAACTTCTCGAAGTAAAGGTCTTCAATGTGCTTTTCGAGCATATCGCAATCGATGAACTCATTCCAATTGAGCGGTTTGTTTTGATCCACAATTTCCCATCCTATCCAATTGGGATGAAATTTTCTTGCGATGCCTTTGTAAGTCTCGCCGCCTCGATCTCCTTTCACATTGGCGTAGCCGCCTTCATGGGCTAAAGTTTTACTTAGGATTGTTTGAAACATGGCTAGAGTATTTGATGAAAGAATAAGTTAAAAGGCCCGCAACAGCCACCGTAAAGAGCAGTCCGTCGCGAGCTTTTTCGGAAGGATGGAAATGATTGTTTAGCAGATTCAAACCTGCGTTAATGTCTTGATTGCTGACAAGATGCCTGTCTTCCGGGTAGTTTTCCATATTGCATATGGCTCTTGTCAGTTTGAATAATGTATTTCTGTCTGCGGATAATCTGGAGTGCTTGGGAAGCCCTGTAAGCTTTGCTATGTAGTTTATATAAGCTTGAGTCTTATTCTCATGAGGTGGCGCATATTCATTGATCAACGATGTTAATGTGCGTCCTTTTTTAAGCTTATTGAGCACATTCAAAGCTCCGGCTCGAATGCCATATGCCAAACTACTAAATTGCTCAAATGCATTATTGCTCACGACTTCGCCTTTCCAGTTGATATAAGTCTTTCTAAGGTTCATCGGGTTATTGTTCCTGATGCCCAGCGAGCGAATATTTGAGCGGTTTAGATAGCTTTTCATCGGACAATTTGATTATAAGTGGTTTGGCTGATCGGCAGGGTATAACCCACCGTTTTGAGGGCTTTTTCAGTCATTCTGCCCATGACGCCATCATAGCCGCCACCGTTCATGATTTGGTTTTTAGCAAGACCGTTCATTTTAGCGATAGCTATTTGCAAATCTTTCACATGCGATCCTCTTGTTCCAAGTATTATAGGAAATGGCGATCCGTTTGCAAGCTTTGGTGTTGAAGGTTGAGGCTGCAAAGGCGGCACATGTTCCGCTTGAATCGCCGCCGTTGCTTCTTTAGGCCTGAGCATCATGTAGAGTATGCCTATTCCGATGATCGAGCCGCCAACCAGCAGAATATTATTGTCGTTTGCTTTCGTGTTTTTTTGCTCCATTATGCCAGCTTTATATTGATTTCATGTCCGTTTAAACTTACTCTGTGGTTGACTAATGGCTTGGGTGGAGCTCCAGTTTTTACCAGTTCCCAAAAAGTCCTTAATTCGTTTGAATCCAGTTCGCTTTGCAAGTCCTCCAGCAAATTTCTTTGGTACAAACCTTTGTACTGATCCGATACCTGTATAAAGGATATTTGCTTATTGAACATCGTTTTAGCGACTTGAAACACCAGCACGTCATTGGTGCCGTCAGGAATCCAATTGTTCCTAATCCCAGCTTGGTAAAATGCGGAGGAAAGATTGGTGGCAAGCATTGTGGCAATGCCTGTTTTGCTTTGCGTATTAATGGCTTTGATAGCTGAGTTGTATTTTGCTTTATCAACCGCGCTTCGCACTGTCTTGGCAATCAATATCGTTGCTATTATGCCTCCTCCAATGATATACACTTCTTTAGGGATGCTTTTCAAAGCTCCGCTTGCGCTTGATAGCGCTGTTCCTATTGCCAATGATGCAGCCATATTATAATAGTTTTGCTAGTGGTAATAATTTCTTTTCTATGCCGGGGATTTGGCATTTATCAGCCAAAACGTTGAGCGCTTCATTACTTAGATGCTTATTGATAAGCTTCATGCATTCTTCATTGGACAGCGTTTCTTTCTCTTGCAGAAAATCAATTTTGGGTAGTAGATTCATTGAGTTGAGATTTAATGTTTTGATTTAGTTCATTGGCGAATTCCATCAAGTTTGGAATGGCTGAAAGCGTTTGGATCAACTCCCAAACCGCCTGCTTGGTCTTGTTGTCCAGCTTAGTGAACCAGCCTAAGAAAGCATTGCTGAACTTGTCGGTGCTTTGCTGAGGAAGCCCAGCAAGTCCGGCTTGCGGAGCTCCGCCAAATTTGTGACTCAACACGCCCATAAGGGTGCTCATAAGCATGTCATTATTGCTCACAGAATCAATGACGCCTGCCAATGTATTTTTAGTTTGAGCATCTTTTTTAAGCGATTTCAGCTCAAATTCCCTGTCTTTTGACCGCAACTCGATATGCAGCTCGTCATGCTTTTTCTTGAGCTCTTTGTACTCGTCCTCCAGTTTTTCCCTTTTGACGGTTTCCTTGTCAAGAGCTTTGGTCAATTTGTCGATTTCGTATTTTTCC
The Aureibacter tunicatorum DNA segment above includes these coding regions:
- a CDS encoding glycoside hydrolase family 108 protein, translated to MFQTILSKTLAHEGGYANVKGDRGGETYKGIARKFHPNWIGWEIVDQNKPLNWNEFIDCDMLEKHIEDLYFEKFWKRIQLDKVEDPQLAAMIFDIYMNSGSSGAKLVQRACNLFGQNLAVDGAIGSKTISAINAIDGCDLFEDLKELRINYYYRIAEKGENKKFLNGWLKRAKSFNYEYKL